The sequence below is a genomic window from Tachyglossus aculeatus isolate mTacAcu1 chromosome X1, mTacAcu1.pri, whole genome shotgun sequence.
CCTGGGGACATCACCCTGCTAAAGTTTTAAGGTGGgggtctgttttttgttttgttttgttttgtttttgagaaGGATGCTAGTGACTTTAATTGGATTCACTTGGCTGTGGGCCATAGGAACGGGAAAAATGAAACCCGGTTCTGCTTATTTTCGTGCGCTTGGGCTGGAACGTGgaggggaattagggaacattcattcGACAGAGAGAATCCTGACGATACCGTGAACCTCGGGGTTGAAAGAAACAGTTTGTGTGCAGGCGAGTGAGGCTGGACTTAGTGAGTACTACAGAGTGAATCTTCCTTTAGGGCAGGGCTTTGCAGAAAATCAACAAACTGTGTTACAAGAGAACTGGGTGTACTGAAATAGCAAGAACAGTcttctgggaaaagaggaaggataaATAATAATCCTTTACTGCAAGGAAGTGTGAAGGATGGAGTTTGACATTGACTGTtgggaggggacccagaagtaGAGCCACTTCCCAGGTAATTAAATACCAGGCCATTCAGGCCTCTGCATTCCATAATCAGCCCTGCTCACTGCACCCagaagaggcgggggggggggggggaagaggatgcgtggccttatggaaagagcagtggcctgggagtcaagggacctgggttctcatcctgactgggtggtcttgggcaagtcacaacttctctgggcctcagtttcctcatctgtgaaatacagATGAaatatctctttcattcattcagtcattcaatcatttattgagcgcttactgtgtgcagagcactgtactaagtgcttgggaagtacaagttggcaacatagagagatggtccctacccaacaacgtgggacagggattgtgtctgttctgtacagtgtctggcagctagtaagtgcttaatactaatattattattattatattatgggaCGGTTGACAGCCAGAATCTGCATTAGGGCCCTAAAGGACAACACATTACAGCAACCCAAGCAGACAATGGTGAGGACTCTTCTTAGAGGTGGTAGATGGGAAGACACAGGGCcccgatcaatcgatcgatcattcaatcaatggtatttattgaacatttactgtgtgcactgtactaagtgcttgggatagtagtaataataatagtgatttttgttaagtgcttactatgcgccaagcactgtatgaagcacagtggtagatgcaagataatcgagtCCCACACATcctaaggaagagggagcagatattgaatcccattgcacagatgagggaactgaggctcagagaagtgaagtgacttgcccagtatcacactgcaggtatgtggcagagtcaggaatagaacccagggcctctgcctccgaggcccgtgctctttccattaggccacgctgcttcccaagctggTTGAGAGAGGACAATCCATCAGAGTTGgcaaaaatgttccctgcccgggACGAGCTTACAGAAACCCAGGAGCAACTGTTCCGGGACATCCGTCCTCAGCTCCGGAAGGACCCTTTGGGAAGTGAAACTTCTAGGCTTCTTgtacctctcctccccactcccttcccctttccctgtagCCCTACCAGAAGCAGCCACAAACAGTTTCAAAGCAGGTCTTTTCATACCACTTCCAATGTACTCACTTCATGCTTGCACTGGCACCTGGAACCCACCAGGACAGCAGGTGAGCCCACATCCAGCACACAGAGCTTAGCCAGGAACTGAACCACCTACAAAGGCACACGTACATACACATACAGGGAaccagtcagccaatcgtatttattgagcgcttactgtgtgcagagcactgtactaagcgcttggaagagtacaatgtaacaatagagcagacacatttcctgttcacaataagtctagagggagatatcaTAGGGAGACTGAATGTTCTGGGGAAAATATAACCTTGCAAGCAGAGAGAGGCTAGTGAGGTCCTGACTGCTTCATTATGATTTTTACACTGGCTCGCTCTCCATTTCCCTCTACTTTAGGATTCAGCTAATTCCATCGTTTCTGATCAAGAAACGCAGCAGGATTAACTACGATTACTACCGATTGGCTCCCGACATGAGTATGAAAGAGAAACAACCAACTGAATTGGTAAACCCAGAAACCCCTCCAAGATTATTTCCTCACCATCTCAGGAGTAAATCCCACCTTTTCTATCACCACCACAAAAGCAAAAATGAAGCTTTGGAGGCAACCATCAGTTTCTCCCTCAGAGTgagtacactgtgagcccgagATCGAGCCTGAGAAGCTTTTAGAACTCACTAATGGTTTCCTCTCACTTTCTCTGAAAACAGAGACTTTTACTTTTAGGCCAGGCTAGCGTATCACCTACCTCACCGAGGCGCAGTACGGGACCCTAGGTGCCCTTGGGGAtaggtggaggagtggggaggggtgggggaaggacctAGTTGGGCTTACCTCTTGCTCCAGATGAAGCCAAAGGGTCTCAGTGGCTGATTTATCTGGCCTGGAAGCGACATACAGGTATagaagaaggagagggcaggtttCTGAAAGGAACGTTACAGTATTTGCTTAATAAGAATAAGCCCTTGAGGTGTTTTTTTCTTAACAGAATTAGACTCCCACAGTATGAGGCTTGGAAAGGCTTCGAGTCAATCTGACCACAGCTGACGATTCTTCAGAAGCTTCTGAGCAAGTGCTCCGCCCTAGACACAgttctctgcctcatctcctgcCACTTCAGAGCTTTTCAGGAAAcattaagctcgttgtgagcagggaacacgtcttgtttattatattgtattctcccaagtgcttattacagtgctttgcacacagtaagtgctcaataaatatgatggaatgaacatTCACGACCTGGGAGAGTACTGGCAGGATTTCCCTTGGAAAGTTCAACAGCCTCATCTTGTGCACGGTCTGCAAAACAGTCCACAACCCACAACTTCCAtgagatggggaagcagagtggccttagttttaagagcccgggcctgggagtcactatATGCCTGCTCTGGGACttggggtaagtcgcttaactgctctgtgtctcagtttcctcatctgtaaaatggggattcaacacctgttcaccctcccccttagactgtgagccccgtatgggacaggggctgtgcctgacctcattaccttgtatgtagcccagcacttagtacagcgtttggcacataatataccactaaataccaccattattgtcattttagcattattattgtgCAGTCCTTTTCTCTGGAGGGGGAATAACAGACCAAGAAAACAAACCTCTGTTTTTTAAAGCATGTGTCAAAAACTcaactcatcttccttcctaaatcAAATCCccaacctaactttcccatcttaaTTGACACCATCACTATCCTCCGTTTCTGAAGACTACAATCTTGACATTATTCTTGATTCCTCCCTCTTTTGATTCTTACAGCTTACTCTCCGCTACATTTCTCAGAACTGCCCTTTCTTGTCCATCCAAACAGGCCCCACGCTGGTTTAGATGCTTGTCCGAACCCCGCCTGAGTACTTTACCAGTACTAGTTGACTACTCCTCGATGGTCTCCccgcctccaacctctctcctctcccgtctatgcttcactttgctcctcggatcatctttgtcatTCTGTGCCTGCCcttctactcctcaaaaaacctccaatggttacccattcatctttgtttccaacagaaactcttgaattttggctttaaagcaccccatcgcattctccctcttacctatccactctcttttcccattaCACGCCAGCTCGCACTCTCCActcttcccaagctcaccttGTCACTGGGTCTTGTTCTCGACTCTCCCTCCTACAGGCCTCggcccatgcccttcctcctgcctggagcttccatccccttcaaatctgctagatcgcagctctccccattttcaaaatcttcctgaaattccaccctctccaggaggctttccaccAGTTAATTTTACTTCTCCCAAGGTCTACACATCTTCTGTATGATCACCTAAGCCCTTTTGCACCACCTTCCCATTTCTGCATTCATTACTTCTCactgcacttttgtacacatcacTGCATAAAGACTATGCTATGGGCACTGCTTTCTCCGAGTTTAAAATTATTTaatgttccccccaccccagctagactgtaagctcccggtgggtagggatcatgtctttttctcctcttgtaccctcctgagcatttagtccagtgctctctgtaCCCCAGAGGTGCTCAGGAAATAAAATTGATTTTCACTGACTGGTTGGTTGAGTGCGGCCCAGGAATACCACCTGCATTCagttcaattggatttattgagcacttactgtatgcaaagccatGTACCTACATTCTTGAAGGGCTCTTTACCTGAGAGGGAACAAAGTTGAAGGGCCACATCTTCATGGTCAACCAAgagagccaggagttgaaccagCCAATGGACCGCTGAGAGAGGAGTCGTAGCGCAAAGACAATAGGGCAGCACCTGGCTACTCAGCACAGACCGGAACCTAGAAGACACAGAAGACCCAGACTCCACTGGGACAAGTCTCAGCCGACTTTTAGGACCCTGCCTCTGGGGAAGGTTTTCAGACCGCACGGCAAAATGAGGATCAGACTCTCAGGATTCAGGTCGGCCGTACTTATTCCTTCAGGATGACCGTCAGTGAGGGTCTAGCCTTCAAGTCACGGGGTGAGTCAGAGACAGGTGCCCCCAGCATACCGCTCAGGCCGCAGGgggaggaatgaggagagacatTCTCTCCAGCACTCCAAAGGACCACCTCCACCCCGCTTGCTGGCTAGTAAAGAGCCAAGGGAACAAGTAAATCAGACCAAAGGGGTGACAACAGCCTGGCTGACTTAAACTGCCACTGCCAGGAAGCCACCCCTTGAGTCAGTCCTCTCAATTCAACCCTCAGAATGTCCACCTCTCATATCTCAGTTAGGTCTCCTGAGCAACTCTGTTGCCCTTTACTCAGGCAGAGAAATACCTGCTAATTTCAAAATAATCGAAAGCTCCCCCTTAACATCCCCCCTAGAGCCCAGCCATATTTTAGTTTTCACTGCAATTTCTCACAGCCTATGGGCAGGTAAAcaatgaaagaagcagtgtggcctagcagaaagagcctgggcctgagagtcagaggacctgggttctaaccctagctccaccacttgtcagctgtgtgaccttggatgagtcacttcacttctctaggcctcatttttcAACCTGAAAAAAAGGCTacattccccttcttcctcccctttagattgtgaggcccagatgggacagggaccatgccccaTGTACATATAtcgatctatcccagagcttactacagtgcttggcatgcagaaagtgcttaaataccacaatgaatgaatgaattactcaacTCTAGCAGCTTCAGGACTCTAACCTGCTGGCCCCTGGCCCTTAACAACTCTGCAGAGAAGTCAATATAGAAGAGAAACTCCATCTCaactcctctggcctgaaacactctccctcctcaaatctgactgacaattactctcctccaccctttgaagccttactgaaggcacatctcctctaagaggtcttcccagactaagccccacttttcctcatatcccactcccttctgaattgccctTACTCCacttgctcttcccccctgcaCAGCctcacgacacttatgtacatatctgtcattttatttatttgtattgatgtctgcctccccccttctaggctgtgagcttattgtgggcagggaatgccactgtttattgttgtactgtactttcccaagctcttagtacagtgctctgcacacagtaagtgttcaataaataagactgaaggtTTTATTTACCTGGGCAATAAATTAGCAGTCGAATTTTCAGCTAGTTTCACCAAAATCTTTAGACACTGGTTCACGATATCCATTTTGAGGGTCTCTGGCGCCGAGGAGGATAAAGAGAACACCTGAAGGAGTTTCTTAAATAAGGGTGGGTAGGGTCGCTCCTCCACAACAGCTCGCTCCTGCGCCTGCTCCTGCTCCGAAGAGACTCCTGCCATCTCCCCGAGAGGATTTCTGCCTCCGAGATAGTCGTCCCTTTCTACGGGCAGGGCCTCCCGGAGAGCGGGGTCTCGCTCCCCTTCCACCGAGAGCAAACTACGGACAACATCTCCGCTGTAACACACCAAGTAGTAAAGGACGCCAAGGGCCGCCACTGTGAAGCCTTCCAGAGCAGAGAGGAAGTCATCCGTTTGGGACCGTTGCTCGACATTTGCTGGGGAAGAGTCCCCAGGCTGGTCGCCCGAAGCACCGTTACCCGTCGCTGACACCTCCGTCTGCAGGGTTTGGCAGTACAAGTCCATGTAATACTCCACCAGCGGGAGGAGGTACACGGCCCCTGGGAATTTACAGGGTCTGCCAAGACGGAAAATACTTCCCTTGCTCTCCACCGGGTCTCGGTCCGTCTGGCCCTCATCCATCGCAACCATGTTCAGTCCCGTCTTGGCGAGGTTTTGGGCGGCTCTCAGAGACGTGATCGAGAACAACCCTTCCCTGGAGTATGCGGTTCTGGAGCTCGACATCCCCAGAGAACTGCTAGTTACAAACAGaaaagaagccgcgtggcctagtggagagagcacgagcctgggagttggaaggacatgggttctaatctcagctctgccacttgtctgctgggtgaccttgggcgagtcgcttcacttctctgggcctcaattacctcatccataaaatggggatgtaagactggtgctctatgtgggacaggaaccatgaccaatttaattagcttgtacctaccccagcgcttagtacagtgcctggaacatagtaagtgcttaacaagtactataaaaaaaaagtcagcttCACATTTGAAAGACATGAGAGTACAGGGCCTCTCCATGTTTTGACTGATCCCTGCTTGGGAGGACTCAAAGGTCGGTCAACTTAAAACCCAACCAGTTAGAGTTcccgctcactgtggacagggaaggtgtctgttttagtgttatattgtgctctcccaagcacttagtacaatgttctgcacacagtaagtgctcaataaatatgaatgacagaTAAAAATCACATAGCCCACTGCGCCTCcctccaacaaagggctcacctaGCAGCTGGAAGGGATGGGGATCAGTCTCAGAGAGGGTAGTTGGAGAGCTGTGTAATTACCTGCCAAGCAAGTGTAGCTGCAAGATGGCGCCGGGAGAGGTCTCAGAATTGCTGCCCAAGAGGTGAGAGAGCCCTAGTGTTGACCCTGGGGCCAGAGGCTGCTTCAGAAGGGCATTTATCAGAATGGAACCTGCAGAGAAATAAGTCAGCCTTAGCAGATTCTGGCATGGGACCTTTGCATGTGAACTGGAAAGAACCCTCGGGAGAGGTGACAACTGAACTGAGGCCAGGCTGAAACCTCTGCTGCGTTTTCTTGGTGCTTCCTCTACAAGCCTACGCTGAAATGCAACACTGTTTTTCAAATGGTAAAAACTGTATCAAAACCTGCTTACAATCCATGTAAGGAGAGCTGACCGAGGTTCTTTCGAGGTCGGTCCcttggagaaaaaaagaaaattaagaaCTAAAAGCCTCTCCAGTAGGGGTGTGTTATTCTTGCGTTGTGTGCTCATACACCTGTTGGATTACCTGAATGGAGATGGCATAGGGCTGTCTACATAAGTTTCTAATGGCTGCATCTCAAatttttggggggggcgggggaggggagggctggttAGTACCTCTACTGGTTTGTCTTTGAAGCCAGCTGTGGGTAAAACTTTTCTGCTTCAACTCCTGCTTCACAAAGCCACTTCCACGAACCGGTGCCTTATTATCTGAAACAAGAGGCCGGGTGTGAAAACTGGAACACCTCATCAAATGTCATCATTGCAAATACCATAAGAGAAATACCAACGCAAAGAACCCGGACAGCACACACAGCTTAAAAAATAGGCTTTATTCAACTAGAGAGTCACTACAGTTAGAGCCAATACAATGAAGACAAGCTATAAACCCTCCTGCCCCATAACTACAAAAAGACAAACTAAAattagaaaaggagaaggaaatagcttcttgtgggcagagaacatgtctaccaactttgttgccttgtactctcccgagcgcttagctagagtgctctgcctacaggaagtgctcaataaataccattgactgattaaaaaatGAAGCTCGATGTGATTCAGTCACATGAAGCTCGTCGACTCATTCAAGAGCAGAAGATGACG
It includes:
- the LOC119950326 gene encoding ATR-interacting protein isoform X2, whose protein sequence is MAGKSSVFGTKRHKPPLWLIPVSASSPVSSQDPGRGFPPPKQDPLASFDFNEDFTEADLEEIDMIASQALAQGPNEPVPRSTVSSEARGKPPMNASATLGSARNDQLGKEVKDHFGFEVLQEQQEELKLKLKAMQEEILLKNGEIKILRESLTHSNSRIEEQRRAHLLYEKETTRYLSDKEKEFSRKLLSLQTELHFKDAEMNELKLTVQAKEHVKKAAVQAPSLVRKSPIRDIKKEACSAKPEKIIFPTKESFSRSLSLKRPHPAAQPCVPAPRSKDRKVAPTDQSLHANDNKAPVRGSGFVKQELKQKSFTHSWLQRQTSRGSILINALLKQPLAPGSTLGLSHLLGSNSETSPGAILQLHLLGSSSLGMSSSRTAYSREGLFSITSLRAAQNLAKTGLNMVAMDEGQTDRDPVESKGSIFRLGRPCKFPGAVYLLPLVEYYMDLYCQTLQTEVSATGNGASGDQPGDSSPANVEQRSQTDDFLSALEGFTVAALGVLYYLVCYSGDVVRSLLSVEGERDPALREALPVERDDYLGGRNPLGEMAGVSSEQEQAQERAVVEERPYPPLFKKLLQVFSLSSSAPETLKMDIVNQCLKILVKLAENSTANLLPRFRSVLSSQVLPYCLCATTPLSAVHWLVQLLALLVDHEDVALQLCSLSETCPLLLLYLYVASRPDKSATETLWLHLEQEVVQFLAKLCVLDVGSPAVLVGSRCQCKHEVIKTLVVMLHRQWLTVRRAIGKLCKRRQRTVQCLRDMLLLLYTLSQRDKHFHEHCLEVLHQYDQVLLGIRTLFRSLPDLTGCEEMALEELCPVEPDMEDVVNQEMDCS
- the LOC119950326 gene encoding ATR-interacting protein isoform X1; the protein is MAGKSSVFGTKRHKPPLWLIPVSASSPVSSQDPGRGFPPPKQDPLASFDFNEDFTEADLEEIDMIASQALAQGPNEPVPRSTVSSEARGKPPMNASATLGSARNDQLAGKEVKDHFGFEVLQEQQEELKLKLKAMQEEILLKNGEIKILRESLTHSNSRIEEQRRAHLLYEKETTRYLSDKEKEFSRKLLSLQTELHFKDAEMNELKLTVQAKEHVKKAAVQAPSLVRKSPIRDIKKEACSAKPEKIIFPTKESFSRSLSLKRPHPAAQPCVPAPRSKDRKVAPTDQSLHANDNKAPVRGSGFVKQELKQKSFTHSWLQRQTSRGSILINALLKQPLAPGSTLGLSHLLGSNSETSPGAILQLHLLGSSSLGMSSSRTAYSREGLFSITSLRAAQNLAKTGLNMVAMDEGQTDRDPVESKGSIFRLGRPCKFPGAVYLLPLVEYYMDLYCQTLQTEVSATGNGASGDQPGDSSPANVEQRSQTDDFLSALEGFTVAALGVLYYLVCYSGDVVRSLLSVEGERDPALREALPVERDDYLGGRNPLGEMAGVSSEQEQAQERAVVEERPYPPLFKKLLQVFSLSSSAPETLKMDIVNQCLKILVKLAENSTANLLPRFRSVLSSQVLPYCLCATTPLSAVHWLVQLLALLVDHEDVALQLCSLSETCPLLLLYLYVASRPDKSATETLWLHLEQEVVQFLAKLCVLDVGSPAVLVGSRCQCKHEVIKTLVVMLHRQWLTVRRAIGKLCKRRQRTVQCLRDMLLLLYTLSQRDKHFHEHCLEVLHQYDQVLLGIRTLFRSLPDLTGCEEMALEELCPVEPDMEDVVNQEMDCS